The Bacteroidia bacterium genome has a segment encoding these proteins:
- a CDS encoding OmpH family outer membrane protein, whose amino-acid sequence MNKISIALNVFFALALGVLFYFQFTGRNVNHSGGPKDTLAGAITIAYVNTDTLWKNYEKVKEMEGELERSNKRMDDDLKNKGRALEQEYYNYQERIQSGQVTQEQAQEKEAKIMQDRQELMQLQQEYEDQASRETMKKNEELRKEIFAFIEKYNKENDNYTFILSYSSIGSIMVADTTLDITKPILDGLNEAYKKNKKK is encoded by the coding sequence ATGAATAAAATTTCAATAGCATTAAATGTGTTTTTCGCCCTGGCGTTGGGTGTTTTGTTTTATTTTCAATTTACCGGAAGAAATGTTAATCATTCCGGAGGTCCAAAGGATACTTTGGCAGGAGCTATTACCATTGCCTATGTTAATACGGATACCCTCTGGAAGAACTATGAAAAGGTAAAAGAAATGGAAGGGGAATTGGAGCGAAGTAACAAACGTATGGACGATGATTTGAAAAATAAAGGAAGGGCTTTGGAACAGGAGTATTATAATTATCAAGAAAGAATTCAATCAGGTCAGGTTACTCAAGAGCAAGCCCAGGAGAAGGAGGCTAAAATCATGCAAGACAGGCAGGAGTTGATGCAACTTCAGCAAGAATATGAAGATCAGGCTTCGAGAGAGACCATGAAGAAAAACGAAGAACTAAGAAAAGAGATTTTTGCATTTATTGAAAAGTACAATAAAGAGAATGATAACTATACCTTTATTCTTTCATATTCTTCAATTGGATCAATCATGGTGGCAGACACCACTTTAGATATTACCAAGCCGATTCTTGACGGGCTAAATGAGGCCTACAAGAAAAATAAGAAGAAGTAA
- a CDS encoding FAD-binding protein — MPNQLTTTLPLELVSDPEKLRSYLLQGKYQSFKIRKRSIDARKKDIKINLTVDLFLPGESDPEFPLEFTFVEKQVNNSEEVAIIGAGPAGLFAALRLIELGLKPIIFERGNDVRTRRRDLAAINKDQIVNPESNYCFGEGGAGTYSDGKLYTRSGKRGSVRRILERFFLHGADESILIEAHPHIGTNKLPKIITSIREKIIECGGEVRFNSKLTGIEYNSKGIQSIQINHNENIAISAIILATGHSARDVFHLLNDSNIAIEFKPFALGVRVEHPQTVIDSIQYHCDFRGDYLPPASYSWVEQINGRGVYSFCMCPGGIIAPCATSPGEIVTNGWSPSKRNNPFANSGIVVPVEESDLIKLGLTGPLAGVKYQAMVEQKAWLEGGKSQVAPAQRLVDFISGKTSKNLPACSYQPGIQSVDLKAVLPTEIHSRLKEAFIHIGKKMKGYLQEDAVLVAPESRTSSPVRIPRSKITLMHESCPGLFPCGEGAGYAGGIVSAAMDGENVADAVADFLNS, encoded by the coding sequence ATGCCTAATCAACTTACTACAACCTTACCGCTAGAGCTTGTTTCTGACCCGGAAAAACTTCGGTCCTATTTACTTCAAGGCAAATACCAGTCTTTCAAAATTCGAAAACGATCCATCGATGCCCGAAAGAAGGATATTAAAATAAATTTAACGGTTGACCTCTTTTTACCCGGTGAAAGTGATCCGGAATTTCCTCTTGAGTTTACCTTCGTGGAAAAACAAGTTAATAATAGCGAGGAGGTCGCAATTATTGGAGCCGGTCCTGCAGGACTTTTTGCCGCTCTTCGATTAATTGAACTTGGACTTAAACCAATAATTTTTGAAAGAGGCAACGATGTCAGAACCAGAAGAAGGGACTTAGCAGCGATTAATAAGGATCAAATTGTCAACCCGGAAAGTAATTATTGCTTTGGTGAAGGCGGTGCTGGTACTTACAGCGATGGAAAACTCTACACTCGTTCAGGAAAAAGAGGAAGTGTAAGAAGAATTTTAGAAAGATTTTTCCTTCATGGGGCAGATGAATCAATTTTGATTGAGGCCCACCCTCACATCGGAACCAATAAACTCCCTAAGATTATTACCTCCATTAGAGAAAAAATAATTGAATGTGGCGGAGAGGTACGATTTAATAGCAAACTGACCGGGATTGAGTATAATTCCAAAGGAATACAATCCATTCAAATTAATCACAATGAAAATATAGCCATATCGGCAATTATTCTAGCAACTGGCCATTCAGCAAGAGATGTTTTCCACCTCTTAAATGATTCAAACATTGCAATCGAATTTAAACCTTTTGCACTAGGTGTGAGAGTGGAACATCCTCAAACGGTTATTGATTCCATTCAGTACCACTGCGATTTTAGAGGTGACTACTTACCTCCTGCTTCCTATTCTTGGGTCGAACAAATTAATGGACGTGGAGTATACTCCTTTTGCATGTGTCCCGGAGGCATTATTGCCCCCTGTGCTACATCTCCCGGCGAAATTGTCACCAATGGTTGGTCACCTTCTAAACGTAACAACCCATTTGCCAACTCAGGAATCGTTGTTCCGGTGGAAGAAAGCGATCTAATTAAACTTGGATTAACAGGTCCACTAGCTGGAGTAAAATACCAGGCAATGGTTGAACAAAAAGCATGGTTGGAAGGCGGAAAATCCCAAGTTGCCCCTGCACAACGTTTGGTTGATTTTATTTCTGGAAAAACATCCAAAAACCTGCCTGCCTGTTCTTATCAACCAGGAATCCAAAGTGTCGATTTAAAGGCGGTTCTACCAACTGAAATTCATTCCCGCCTAAAAGAGGCTTTTATCCACATTGGAAAAAAAATGAAAGGCTATTTGCAGGAAGATGCAGTGTTAGTAGCTCCGGAAAGTCGCACTTCTTCTCCGGTACGAATTCCAAGATCTAAAATTACCTTAATGCATGAATCATGTCCGGGTTTATTCCCTTGCGGCGAAGGTGCCGGATATGCAGGAGGAATCGTTTCGGCAGCCATGGATGGTGAAAATGTTGCAGACGCTGTAGCTGACTTTCTTAATTCATAG
- the truA gene encoding tRNA pseudouridine(38-40) synthase TruA codes for MPRYLLHLSFCGTNYNGWQVQENSKSVQSEIDQRITQLFSEPVLSVGCGRTDTGVHASNFILHFDLTKEISVDDLKFKLNRMLPPDIVVYHAFEVEKDFHARFDALSRTYHYFISKERNPFLTNLSWHIHYRLNIQAMNETIQILKEYEDFSSFSKSKTQVKTNLCTIHEANWKETADFYIFSIKANRFLRNMVRAIVGTSLQIGLNKLDEKGLRAIVEGKDRRLAFESVPGTGLYLTQIEYPTTKFKGNNLQFQGIPFDPMN; via the coding sequence ATGCCAAGGTATCTGCTACACCTCTCTTTTTGTGGTACCAATTATAATGGTTGGCAGGTACAGGAAAATTCAAAATCGGTTCAATCGGAAATAGACCAGCGCATAACTCAATTATTTTCTGAACCGGTTTTGTCAGTTGGTTGTGGCAGAACCGATACAGGTGTTCATGCTTCCAATTTTATATTGCATTTTGATTTAACCAAGGAAATATCAGTCGATGATTTGAAATTCAAACTCAATCGCATGCTTCCGCCTGATATAGTTGTATACCATGCCTTTGAAGTTGAAAAAGATTTTCATGCCAGGTTTGATGCATTGTCCAGGACCTATCATTATTTTATTTCCAAGGAAAGGAATCCATTTTTAACCAATCTTAGCTGGCATATTCATTATAGGTTGAATATTCAAGCTATGAATGAAACCATTCAAATTCTAAAGGAATATGAGGATTTCTCCAGCTTCAGTAAAAGTAAAACACAGGTTAAAACCAATTTATGTACTATTCACGAGGCAAATTGGAAAGAAACAGCTGACTTTTATATTTTTTCCATCAAAGCCAATCGTTTTTTAAGAAATATGGTTAGAGCCATTGTTGGCACCTCCCTCCAAATAGGCTTAAATAAATTGGATGAAAAGGGACTTAGAGCAATTGTTGAAGGTAAAGATAGAAGATTAGCATTTGAATCAGTTCCCGGGACGGGTTTATATCTTACCCAAATTGAATATCCAACCACTAAATTCAAAGGAAATAATTTGCAATTCCAAGGGATTCCATTTGATCCTATGAATTAA
- the ruvX gene encoding Holliday junction resolvase RuvX, which yields MARVLAIDYGTKRVGLAVTDPNQIIATRLETVHSKDVLEFITRYCHSEVVETFVIGLPLQLDGKPSQITPHVEGFVRQLQKKFPLIPIKRVDERFTSKMAFQTMIDSGLKKKDRMKKELVDGVSATLILQNYLESKK from the coding sequence ATGGCAAGGGTTTTAGCCATAGATTATGGAACTAAAAGGGTTGGATTAGCCGTAACGGACCCCAACCAAATCATTGCCACCCGATTAGAAACCGTGCATTCAAAAGATGTACTTGAATTTATAACAAGGTATTGCCATTCTGAAGTTGTTGAAACATTTGTAATTGGGTTACCACTCCAATTGGATGGAAAACCTTCCCAAATTACGCCGCATGTAGAGGGATTTGTTCGACAATTGCAAAAAAAATTCCCTTTGATTCCAATCAAAAGAGTGGATGAACGATTCACTTCAAAGATGGCATTTCAAACTATGATAGACTCAGGTTTGAAAAAAAAAGATCGGATGAAAAAAGAATTGGTTGATGGAGTGAGTGCAACCTTAATTTTGCAAAACTATTTGGAAAGTAAAAAATGA
- the def gene encoding peptide deformylase, translating to MIYPIVAYGSPLLKVRAKDISQDYPKLDQLILDMYETMYQANGVGLAAPQIGLSIRLFVMDASGLADEEPELEGLKKVFINPLITAEAGKEWSFNEGCLSIPGIREDIFRKPGVEIEYYDENFVYHKERFSGKAARIIQHEYDHLEGILFVDKVSSLKKKLISGKLKDIMNGKVNADYRMRFGVKI from the coding sequence ATGATTTACCCTATTGTTGCCTATGGTAGTCCTTTGTTAAAAGTTAGAGCAAAGGATATAAGTCAGGATTATCCTAAATTGGATCAATTGATTTTGGATATGTATGAAACAATGTACCAAGCAAATGGTGTTGGTTTGGCGGCACCTCAAATTGGATTATCCATACGCCTGTTTGTGATGGATGCAAGCGGACTAGCTGATGAAGAGCCTGAATTGGAAGGTTTGAAGAAGGTTTTTATTAATCCTTTGATTACGGCAGAAGCCGGTAAGGAATGGAGTTTCAATGAAGGTTGTTTGAGTATTCCCGGAATTAGAGAAGATATTTTTAGAAAACCGGGTGTTGAGATTGAATATTACGATGAAAATTTTGTCTATCATAAAGAAAGGTTTTCTGGAAAAGCAGCACGTATTATTCAACATGAATATGATCATTTGGAGGGGATTTTGTTTGTTGATAAAGTATCCTCTCTAAAAAAGAAACTAATTTCCGGAAAGTTGAAGGATATTATGAATGGCAAGGTAAATGCCGATTATCGCATGCGATTTGGGGTTAAGATTTAA